One window from the genome of Haliaeetus albicilla chromosome 26, bHalAlb1.1, whole genome shotgun sequence encodes:
- the AMPD2 gene encoding LOW QUALITY PROTEIN: AMP deaminase 2 (The sequence of the model RefSeq protein was modified relative to this genomic sequence to represent the inferred CDS: inserted 1 base in 1 codon; deleted 1 base in 1 codon), whose product MAVVPPQPGTKVALMGGVTSLSPFPLRGTVGWGGGHQQRGGTQALVGGIPSAPAAAKNTPLRRCRIRALVRALGGDTARHPPKRLPGTHPKPSPALEAPAPGATGTAPGFLHQSSTRGGXGGSGSHRSALPPRCRKSPRPGHPPPPPQPRHQPSPTPSPPPIANPAVIIIIITIIIIANSTPPPPNPVTAAPGAAMSSALPAKYPFKKRGSLQAPSPAELRAGPGSRPLQSARSLPGTPHCLKHFPVDLRTSMDGKYKEIAEELFCRSLAESEMRTAPYEFPEESPIEQLEERRQRLERQISQDVKLEPDILLRAKQDFLKIDSAADLQLFKEQSEDLVDHVPKEREALLEREFQRVTISGEEKCGVPFTDLLDAAKSVVKALFLREKYMGLSLQSFCKTTARYLQELSEKPLETRGYEEVPETPVAADAPVHPPFAEQHPYETWDPQTMPADLGFGLKMVDGVVHVYTKQDLTDKSTELDLPYPDLQEFIADMNFLMALIINGPIKSFCYRRLQYLSSKFQMHVLLNEMKELAAQKKVPHRDFYNIRKVDTHIHASSCMNQKHLLRFIKRAMKKHLDEIVHVEKGKEQTLKEVFETMNLTAYDLSVDTLDVHADRNTFHRFDKFNAKYNPIGESILREIFIKTDNRVSGKYFAHIIKEVMSDLEESKYQNAELRLSIYGRSRDEWDKLARWAVNHRVHSNNVRWLVQVPRLFDVYRTKKQLANFQEMLENIFLPLYEATVHPAQHPELHLFLEHVDGFDSVDDESKPEHHIFNLDSPLPGNWVEEDNPPYSYYLYYMYANMTVLNHLRRKRGFHTFVLRPHCGEAGPIHHLVSGFMVSENISHGLLLRKAPVLQYLYYLAQIGIAMSPLSNNSLFLSYHRNPLPEYLSRGLMVSLSTDDPLQFHFTKEPLMEEYSIATQVWKLSSCDMCELARNSVLMSGFSHKVKSYWLGPHYLKEGPEGNDIRRTNVPDIRVSYRFETLCQELTLITQAVQTEELETIQEEDALTITSTLGTH is encoded by the exons atgGCtgttgtgcccccccagcctggcacaAAGGTGGCCCTGATGGGTGGCGTCACCTCGCTGTCCCCTTTCCCTCTCCGTGGGacagtgggatggggtgggggacacCAGCagcggggggggacacaggccCTGGTGGGTGGCATTCCCTCCGCTCCGGCAGCAGCTAAAAATACCCCCCTGCGCCGGTGCCGGATTAGGGCGCTTGTCCGGGCGCTCGGCGGGGACACAGCCCGACACCCACCCAAACGCCTCCCCGGCACCCACCCGAAACCGTCCCCGGCACTCGAGGCCCCGGCACCAGGAGCCACCGGCACAG CCCCGGGTTTCCTGCATCAATCATCAACCCGGGGAG CGGGAGGCAGCGGCAGCCATCGCTCGGCCCTGCCGCCCCGCTGCCGTAAGAGTCCCCGACCGGggcacccccct ccccctccccaaccccGCCACCAACCGTCGCCAACCCCGTCACCACCTCCCATCGCCAACCCCGccgtcatcatcatcatcatcaccatcatcatcatcgcCAACTCAACCCCACCACCGCCAAACCCCGTCACCGCCGCCCCAGGAGCCGCCATGTCCTCGGCCCTCCCGGCCAAGTACCCCTTCAAGAAGCGGGGCAGCCTGCaggcccccagccccgcag agttgcGGGCTGGGCCAGGGTCCCGGCCCCTGCAGTCGGCACGTTCCCTGCCTGGGACCCCCCATTGCCTGAAGCATTTCCCCGTTGACCTGCGCACCTCCATGGACGGCAAATACAAGGAGATCGCGGAG GAGCTGTTCTGCCGCTCACTGGCCGAGAGCGAGATGCGGACGGCGCCCTACGAGTTCCCGGAGGAGAGCCCCATCGAGCAGCTGGAGGAACGGCGGCAGCGCCTGGAACGCCAGATCAGCCAGGACGTCAA ACTTGAGCCCGACATTTTGCTCAGAGCCAAACAGGACTTCTTGAAAATTGACAGTGCTGCGGACTTACA GCTCTTCAAGGAGCAGAGCGAGGACCTGGTGGACCATGTCCCCAAGGAGCGGGAGGCACTGCTGGAGCGGGAGTTCCAGCGCGTCACCATCTCCGGGGAGGAGAAGTGCGGG GTGCCCTTCACGGACCTTCTGGATGCAGCCAAGAGTGTGGTGAAGGCGTTGTTCCTACGGGAGAAGTACATGGGGTTGTCCCTGCAGAGCTTCTGCAAAACCACTGCCCGGTACCTGCAGGAGCTCTCTGAGAAACCTCTGGAGACCCGCGGCTACGAGGAGGTGCCCGAGACCCCCGTGGCTGCCG ATGCCCCCGTGCACCCCCCGTTTGCGGAGCAGCACCCCTATGAGACATGGGACCCCCAGACCATGCCGGCTGATCTGGGCTTTGGGCTGAAGATGGTGGACGGCGTGGTGCACGTCTACACCAAGCAGGACCTCACCGACAA GAGCACGGAGCTGGACCTGCCATACCCCGACCTGCAGGAATTCATCGCCGACATGAATTTCCTCATGGCTTTGATCATCAACGGGCCCAT CAAATCCTTCTGCTACCGCCGGCTGCAGTACCTGAGCTCCAAGTTCCAGATGCACGTGCTGCTCAACGAGATGAAGGAGCTGGCGGCCCAGAAGAAGGTGCCTCACCGCGACTTCTACAATATCCGCAAG GTGGACACCCACATCCATGCCTCGTCCTGCATGAACCAGAAGCATCTCCTGCGTTTCATCAAGCGGGCCATGAAGAAGCACCTGGATGAAATTGTCCACGTGGAGAAGGGCAAGGAGCAGACGCTCAAGGAGGTCTTCGAGACGATGAACCTCACCGCCTACGACCTGAGCGTGGACACGCTGGATGTCCACGCG GACCGCAACACCTTCCACCGCTTTGACAAGTTCAACGCCAAGTACAACCCCATCGGCGAGTCCATCCTGCGAGAGATCTTCATCAAGACGGACAACCGTGTCTCGGGGAAGTACTTTGCCCACATCATCAAG GAGGTGATGTCTGACCTGGAGGAGAGCAAGTACCAAAACGCCGAGCTACGGCTCTCCATCTATGGCCGCTCCCGGGACGAGTGGGACAAGCTGGCCCGCTGGGCCGTCAACCACCGCGTCCACTCCAACAACGTCCGCTGGCTCGTGCAGGTGCCCCGGCTCTT TGATGTCTACCGGACGAAGAAGCAGTTGGCCAACTTCCAGGAGATGCTGGAGAACATCTTCCTGCCCCTCTACGAGGCCACCGTCCACCCTGCCCAACACCCGGAGCTGCACCTCTTCCTGGAGCAT GTGGATGGTTTTGACAGTGTGGATGATGAATCCAAACCAGAGCATCACATCTTCAACCTGGACAGCCCCTTGCCAGGCAACTGGGTGGAGGAGGACAACCCACCCTACTCCTACTACCTGTACTACATGTATGCCAACATGACAGTGCTCAACCACCTCCGACG GAAGAGAGGCTTCCACACCTTCGTCCTGCGCCCACACTGTGGTGAGGCTGGCCCCATCCATCACCTCGTCTCGGGCTTCATGGTCTCGGAGAACATCTCCCATGGCTTGCTGCTGCGCAAG gcccctgTCCTGCAGTACCTCTACTACCTGGCGCAGATCGGCATCGCCATGTCCCCGTTGAGCAACAACAGCCTCTTCCTCAGCTACCACCGCAACCCCCTGCCCGAGTACCTCTCACGGGGGCTCATGGTCTCCCTCTCCACCGACGACCCCCTCCAGTTCCACTTCACCAAG GAGCCGCTGATGGAGGAGTACAGCATCGCCACCCAGGTCTGGAAGCTCAGCTCCTGCGACATGTGTGAGCTGGCCCGCAACAGCGTCCTGATGAGTGGCTTCTCCCACAAG GTGAAGAGCTACTGGCTGGGTCCCCACTACCTGAAAGAGGGTCCGGAGGGCAACGACATCCGTCGTACCAACGTCCCCGACATCCGTGTGAGCTACCGCTTCGAGACGCTCTGCCAGGAGCTGACCCTCATCACGCAGGCGGTGCAGACGGAGGAGCTGGAGACCATCCAGGAGGAGGACGCTCTCACCATCACCTCCACCCTGGGCACCCACTGA
- the LOC138682022 gene encoding glutathione S-transferase 2, with translation MVVTLGYWDIRGLAHAIRLLLEYTETPYQERQYRPGPAPDFDPSDWTNEKEKLGLDFPNLPYLIDGPIKLTQSNAILRYIARKHNMGGETEEEMLRVDMLENELMDLRMRFVQLCYNPDFEKLKPAYLEQLPGKLRDLSRFLGSRPWFAGEKLTFVDFLAYDVLDQQRMFVPECPELQGNLGRFLQRFEALEKISAYMRSGRFMRTPIFWRTAQWSNTKD, from the exons ATGGTGGTCAcactgggatactgggacaTCCGTGGG ctgGCCCATGCCATCCGCTTGCTGCTGGAGTACACGGAGACCCCCTACCAGGAGAGGCAGTACCGCCCCGGCCCAG cccctgaTTTTGACCCGAGCGACTGGACCAACGAGAAGGAGAAACTGGGCCTCGACTTCCCCAAT ctaccCTATCTCATCGATGGTCCCATCAAGCTGACGCAGAGCAATGCCATCCTGCGCTACATCGCCCGCAAGCACAACATGG GAGGTGAGAcggaggaggagatgctgcgTGTGGACATGCTGGAGAACGAGCTCATGGATTTGCGTATGAGATTTGTCCAGCTGTGCTACAACCCCGACTTT gagaagctgaagccGGCGTACCTGGAGCAGCTGCCGGGGAAGCTGCGGGATCTGTCACGGTTCCTGGGCTCCCGGCCGTGGTTTGCAGGGGAGAAG ctcaCCTTTGTGGACTTCTTGGCATACGACGTGCTGGACCAGCAACGCATGTTTGTCCCCGAGTGCCCGGAGCTGCAGGGCAACCTGGGCCGGTTCCTGCAGCGCTTCGAG GCGCTGGAGAAGATCTCCGCCTACATGCGGTCGGGGCGCTTCATGAGGACCCCCATTTTCTGGCGCACGGCTCAATGGTCCAACACCAAGGACTGA
- the GNAT2 gene encoding guanine nucleotide-binding protein G(t) subunit alpha-2, with product MGSGASAEDKEMAKRSKELEKKLQEDADKEAKTVKLLLLGAGESGKSTIVKQMKIIHQDGYTPEECMEFKAIIYGNILQSILAIIRAMSTLGIDYAESSCADEGRQLFNLADSIEEGTMPPELVNCIQKLWKDGGVQACFERAAEYQLNDSAAYYLNQLDRITAPGYLPNEQDVLRSRVKTTGIIETKFSVKDLNFRMFDVGGQRSERKKWIHCFEGVTCIIFCGALSAYDMVLVEDDEVNRMHESLHLFNSICNHKFFAATSIILFLNKKDLFEEKIKKVHLSICFPDYDGPNTFEDAGNYIKTQFLDLNMRKDVKEIYSHMTCATDTQNVKFVFDAVTDVIIKENLKDCGLF from the exons ATGGGGAGCGGGGCCAGCGCGGAGGACAAGGAGATGGCCAAGAGGTCCaaggagctggagaagaagCTGCAGGAGGATGCGGATAAGGAGGCCAAGACAGTCAAGTTGCTCTTGCTTG GGGCTGGAGAGTCGGGCAAGAGCACCATCGTGAAGCAGATGAA GATCATCCACCAGGATGGCTACACGCCTGAGGAGTGTATGGAGTTCAAGGCCATCATCTACGGCAACATCCTGCAGTCCATCCTGGCCATCATCCGCGCCATGTCCACGCTGGGCATCGACTACGCCGAGTCATCCTGCGCG GATGAGGGCCGACAGCTCTTCAACCTGGCTGACTCCATCGAGGAGGGCACCATGCCCCCCGAGCTGGTCAACTGCATCCAGAAACTGTGGAAGGACGGGGGGGTGCAGGCTTGCTTCGAACGAGCTGCCGAGTACCAGCTCAATGACTCCGCTGCATA ttACCTGAACCAGCTGGACAGGATCACGGCCCCCGGCTACCTCCCCAACGAGCAGGATGTGCTGCGATCCCGAGTGAAGACCACAGGCATCATCGAGACCAAGTTCTCTGTCAAAGATCTGAATTTCAG GATGTTCGACGTGGGAGGGCAGAGATCAGAGCGCAAGAAGTGGATCCACTGCTTCGAGGGGGTGACCTGCATCATCTTCTGCGGGGCGCTGAGCGCCTATGACATGGTGCTGGTGGAGGACGACGAAGTG AACCGCATGCATGAATCCCTGCACCTATTCAACAGTATATGCAACCACAAGTTCTTTGCCGCCACATCCATCATCCTCTTCCTCAACAAGAAGGACCTTTTTGAGGAAAAGATCAAGAAAGTCCATCTCAGCATTTGCTTCCCAGATTACGATG GTCCCAACACGTTTGAAGATGCGGGAAATTACATCAAGACCCAGTTCCTTGATCTCAATATGCGAAAGGACGTGAAGGAGATCTACAGCCACATGACCTGTGCCACAGACACGCAGAACGTCAAATTCGTCTTTGACGCTGTCACGGATGTCATCATCAAAGAGAACCTCAAGGACTGCGGCCTCTTCTGA